The Oncorhynchus masou masou isolate Uvic2021 unplaced genomic scaffold, UVic_Omas_1.1 unplaced_scaffold_2199, whole genome shotgun sequence genome includes the window ATACATCATAAAACATGAACTGGACAACCTGAGGGCCAAGGATGAGGCCCACGTGCCTGGATATCCGAAGATGAAACTGTATCCAGGGAAGTCAGTCAGTAAGTACACCACTGACCCTATGACCTCAGCCACACTGAAACACTGGGTGCACAGTCAtcaaacctgggttcaaataatatacattttctttcaaatactctGAGCCTGCTGCCTGCAATCACAAATACTGGACCATTGAGAAGTGTTAAATCACCACCTGGCCCAACAAATCCCTGTTCCTTTTCCATCATGCTGATGTCAGTCAGGTGTATAGATCTTCTGTATGGCTCAGTCAAGTTCAGCACACATGAAAaccaatactatttgaacccaggtctgaagcCAATTCCATATTTGAAACATAACATACATAATCCTCACATTGTCTCCCCATTTGAACCCAGGTTGAACAATTCCATATTTGAAACATAACATACATAATCCTCACATTGTCTCCCCATCAGAGTCAGAGTCAGCAATAAGGACAATAAATATGCAAATGTTAGTGGATTATTCAAATACGAGATAAGGAGTGAATGCTCTTGCTGAGCAGATAGACTGCTATTCAGCTTAACCAATTGTTTAGAAAAATAATGCAACGTTTTGGAAATAATTTTGTCAAGAAATGACGTGAAATTAAagctttttatttttatacaAATATACTAGTACATATGTGGGTCCCCACCATTGTCTGTATGTTATTGTTTTAGAAAACTAAGCTTTCTCTCATTATGAGGAAAGTTAACAGTTCAAACTCAACTGTTTTCATTGCTCTCAAGTAGCCAATGTTCTCAGTCATTTTTAGCACTTCAGCAACTTAACTAGGGAATTATCTCTCACCAAGAGAGCATAGGCCAGCTTTTCCCAACCCTGgttctccagtacccccaacagtatacATTTGTTATTGTAGTCCCAGACAAACACACcagattcaacttgtcaactaatcatcattGCCTTCATATTCTAAAACTAATCACCCgcaatgagttgaatcaggtgagttTGTCTGAGGCTGTAACAACATGTTCTGTTGGAGGTACTGGAGTTGGGGAAACACTGGCATGGGCCACTAGTTCAAGTTTCGTTATGTTTATCTAATAAAGATGGCTCGAATCACATGACAAATAGCGTCAGGAGACTGGGGGGTGTGAATGGACTGACTTCtgtttttaatgtaatctcaGTACGCAGACTGCAATCAAAGGGGATCCTTGTCCAAGTTTTCCCTCTGCATGAGAAGGAGGAACTCAAAAGGCTTTCCTTTTCCTGGTTCAAAAAGATCAAGTTGTCCTTCCAGCCTCTAGGTAAGTTACAGTTGCCATGGCTTGATCATTTGCCCTTTGAATCCTAAGGCTACACAGTATTATCTTAGTGTTATCCATCTCTTTCAATATGACATTCCCTGGAGTATATACAATGATTAGGCTATCGCCATGTACAAGACATGGAACATTCTAAGAACCTTCTAATAGCTTGTTTGTGACTAAATCCTCCCCATGATTCCCCATGGTCCATCCAGATGACATCAGGCACTACTTTGGTGAGGGTATGGCACTCTACTTTGGTTTCCTGGAGTATTTCACCTTGGCCCTGATCCCCATGGCCCTCATAGGGATACCATACTACCTCTTCGACTGGGAGGACTACGACAAGTTCACTGTGTTCGCCGGCTTCAACCTGGTGTGGTGCACGGTGATCCTGGAGTTGTGGAAGCGCCTCAGCGCTTCGCTGGCGTACGGCTGGGGCACCCTGAGCAGGAAGAAAGCCTTCGAGGAGCCGAGGCCGGGCTTCCACGGCGTCTTGGGCGTCAACCCCGTCACGGGGCGGGCGGAGCCGCTCTACTCAAACGCCAAGCGTCAGCTGAGGATCTACCTGGTGTCTGTTCCCTTTGTGCTGCTGTGCCTCTACCTGTCTCTGTACGTCATGATGATCTACTTTGACATGGAGGGCTGGGCCTTGATGATCCATGATGAGGATCCGACCTTCTGGACAGGACTGCTACTTTTTATCCCCAGTATTATCTACGCTGTGGTCATAGAGATCATGAACCTCATATACCGCTATGCTGCAGAGTTCCTCACTGGCTGGGGTGagtgggatggatgggtgggtgggtgggtgggtggatgggtgggtgggtgggtgggtgggtgggtgagtgggattggatgggtgggtggatgaatGCATTTTAGCTCATATTTTATCATACATACAATGAAAACAACAGAACACACAAATCATTGAGGCTAAAAATACATTGTCTTAATGCTACAGTGGTGCTTCCTGTGTTCCTCTTGTTCTTTTGCTGACTGTAGGGAGAGTTGTTGACTTGATAGAAGACACACTGTTTATGAAGTCAATGTTATTTTTGCTTTAGAAAACCACAGGCTTGAGTCAACATTTCAAAATCACCTGGTCCTTAAAGTACTGGTGGTGAGTCATACATGAAATTGGTTTGTTTCCATGATCATTTCAAGTTACCATTGATTTTGAAAATCATTTTGTTAACAGTTTACTTGTCATCTTCTCTCCCCAGTTCAACTTCTTCAACTGTTTTGCCTCCCTATTCTACATTGCCTTTGTGATGCAGGATATGGTGCTTCTCAGACAGGTGGGTCACTACCAATGATGTGTATATATACCCTGGATGACTAACAGGGGGCGCTGTGGTGAAGCCACCGCGCAGCCATCTTGGTAACCCTCCTTCATTGGAAACAagattttggaagctatagaaatgcatgtgttaatgtctacatttgtttttgacATGTATATTCTATTACGGACACAAATGCATCATTTAATATTATATGTTAgcaaaacataaaacaaaacaaagataTACAAAAAAATcttaatgtgtgtatatatatatatatatatttatttatttattttttccttcTATTgttactctctccactactactacaacaacaaaacatcttaaatacatgtaattctGTGCTATTGAATTTCAACagtgtagaattccattcattcctatagAGGACTGCTCCCACTGGGGAGAGCCAATATGGCCAACCGGtagcttcaaagcctctcaaatggccaatacatagcatcagcaatccagagTTTATACACATCATTGGTCACTACTAGCCTTTGGCCTTAGATGTTCCGATTCAAGTGATCCATCATTCCAGACATGGACGGCTAGAGGCACTAGCAACAGAGACAGCGATAGATATATAAGGCTCTCACTACTAGCAATATCCCCAATGCTGTTATTGTGTTTCATTTTCTGTCtaaatagcactctattccctatatagtgcactacttttgaccacagccctcgagccctggtgtaaagtagtgcattGTAAATGGAAAagtgtaccatttgggatgcaaccagaGTTGTTTACTGcagctactactgctgctacttctgttgctgctactgctacttctGTTGCTGCTGCTACTTCTGTTGCTTCtgctatcaatcaatcaaatgtatttataaagcccttcttacatcagctgatgtcataaagtgctgtacagaaacccagcctaaaaccccaaacagcaagcaatgcaggtgtagaagcacagtggctaagaaaaactctctagaaaggccagaacctaggaagaaacctagagaggatctaggctgtgaggggtggccagtcctcttctggctgtgccgggtggagattataacagaacatggccaagatgttcaaatgttcataaattaccagcagggtcaactaataataatcacagtggttttcgagggtgcaacaggtcagcacctcaggagtaaatgtcagttggcttttcatagccggtccctcagagtatctctactgctcctgctgtctctagagagtagaaaacagcaggtctgggacaggtagcacgtccggtgaacaggtcagggttccatagcagcacgagcagcagcacggccaagtggactggggacagcaaggagtcatcatgccaggtagtcatgaggcatggtcctagagagagggggagagagagagactactattTCTGCTGTTGCTGCTACTGCAACTACTGCTATTGGTGCTGCTACTACTTACTCTGCTACTGTTATTGgtactaatgctactactgctgctgctactacttatcctgctgctactactgctgctgctactacttatcctgctactgctactattcgtactgctgctgctactaatactgctgctgctgctactagtgctgctgctactacagatactactactactcatactactgttactactactgttactactgctgctactcatactactgctgctactcatactactgctactactgctgctactcatactactgctactattgctgctactactcatactactgctactactcatactactgctactactcatactactactactgattctactgctactactactgttactactgctactactcatactactgctgctactactatctactatcaataTCCTCTTTTATTTCCTTTCAGAGTCTGGCCACGCTGCTGATAACGTCTCAGATCCTGAACCAGATCATGGAGGCCTTCCTGCCCTACTGGCTCCAGAGGAGGAGGAACAAGAAGGCCCATAAGAGGATGATAAAAACCATGGAAGACAAGGAGCTGCCCCTCTCTGAGCAGGTCAAGCTGGAGGCAGACATGAGCACCTACCTGGTGAGTTGCAGGACTCAAGTTATGGGGGAATGAATGTGTAACTAGGAAGGTTGTGATGAATGTGAATGATACCTTCATGTGCGTTGCACTATCTTTAcaatacatttgagtcatttagcagacgctctcatccagagcgacttacaggagcaattagggttcattccttgctcaagggtacatcaacagattttttgCCTAGTCGGattggggattcgaaccagcaacctttcggtttctggcccaacgctcttaaccactgtCTTGATTGGTTTTGCTGTTATGCTTGCCTTTTACACAGAATACCCCCATCAAGTGAAATGTTCCTGCAGTGTTTAGACAAAGACATAGATGAAGAGTCCAGTGGCTGAAGTGGGTATTGTAATGCTCTAGTCTAACCTCATGAATCTGTATAAACTCTGTTGTGTTCTATTAAGGGAACATTTGATGACTACCTGGAGCTGTTCCTGCTGTTTGGCTATGTCAGTCTGTTCTCCTGTGTCTACCCTCTGGCCGCGGTGCTGGTGGTGCTCAACAACGTCACAGAGGTCTACTCGGATGCCTTCAAGATGTGTAAGGTGTTCAAAAGACCCTTCTCTGAGCCTGCAGCCAATATAGGGGTGTGGCAGGTAAGACTGACTTAATAGCTCTTTCTACTCTGTTTAGTTCTCTATAGTACATTTAGTGTGGTTGGTTGGTTTGATGGACTTTATTTGATAATTAAAGGAGATAACGTTTTCAAGGATAAAAAGGTTCATGTCTAACTGTGATTGTTTTGAACTGTGGTGGATAGGAAGGAAAGGGAGACCAGTCAGAGGGGGAAAGTTCCTGTGTTTTCTTTTCTTCCAGCTTGCCTTTGAGGCCATGAGTGTGATCGCCGTGGTGACCAACTGTGCCTTGATTGGCATGTCCCCCCAAGTCAAGTCCTATTTCCcggagtcagagacacagctcATAATGTGGGTGGTGGGCTTCGAGGTACTGTACCATTTTCACACCTCTCACTCTTCACACACAATCTGACTAGACATGTATGCAATCATTTCCTACTAATTTTAAAATCAAATTAAACTTCTTATTTCCAAGATTGTGTCTATTTTGGTGCTTCTTGTGCCTAAATAGAGTTGAAGCAGGCTGGCCAGCAGAATAGAGTTGAAGCAGGCTGGCCAGCAGATGGTGCCAGAGAGTCATAGAATGAGAGCTCCATCCTTGCTGCTTTGGTAGCGTGTGTAAagatgatgatgacagggtgTTTATGTCctggctgtactgtaggtctTGTCTCGTCTCCTCCACTGTGTCTTTGAGTGCAGCTGTAAGCAGGTAAGAGTACAGAGGGTAGGCCAATAGATAGGACCTGTGTTAGTGGGGGAGATATGTGTGGAAGATGCACTGTTAGAGCTTTCAGACCCAGAATAACTCCAGTCAGTCCACGTTTGTTAGGATCACAATTGGGGGAGCTCGTTGTGCAACATCCTCTGCATGCACCTCCAGCCCTCGAGAGAAAATGCTTAAAATAACTAAGACAAAAAAGAGCAGAAGCAGAGGAGAGGTAGTTCATTAGAACAGAATACACTTATTTTAGTAGTCCTTCGAGGCCATTCTAGTGTGTTTTATCTATATGCTAAACAACATTGTATTTTTATGGATTTGAAACGAGGTCATGGATGCATGTTTGGTTGAAAATAGTTTTTGCATTTGTCTACATTTATTGATTTCCTGTCTTTGCACCAGCTAATACAGACCAGCAGCAATACAGACAGAATCATGGACATCAGTAAATACAGTAAATAATCATGGCAGCAGTAAATACAACACACTTGCTgctacacatactgtatgtctccaGCGCCCAGGGAGTTGCCCTGACCACCCTGTTAGAATGAAGAGCGTGTGTGGCATGTATACTCTGTGCCTGGGCTCTGTGCTCGGCTGCTCAGGCCTTGATGCTGTGTGGTAATATAATGCCGTGACCTCTAACCTCAGTGTCTCAGGCTGAAGTTGGCACGGAGGTGAGCTGCTGCAGAGAGCAGGGTGGATCGGGgcttattttctttctctcttgctctgtctctgcaATCCACCTCACTCTGTAGAACATGTAATGTCACACAAATCTACAGCACGGGGGTTATCACACTGGATTACTGTTTGGTTGTCTGcgcaagaaaaagagagagggatcgtgagggagggataaagaaaacgagagaaataggagagagcACAAGGTTGCGAGAGAAGGAGAAATGAGGGTAGTAGCTGAGAGAGATGAACCTACCTCACTAGCTTATTGTACATCCAGGCACGTTTCACACTGCTGCCAAGCAGCACATTTCCTGTAGATCTGTGGGTTGGCGTCTCCCTGCCAGATGATTTAGTCCATTACAGACTGGAGCAGCAGAACCAGCCCTGCTATTCAGCATGCAGGgacagggtacacacacactgatccttTTCTGGATgcattgtttgtttatgtattcATTGAACGTTGTCAATACATAATCACCGCAAAATATCTGCCAGAAATTATTTGAGAAATATTCATGAATCACTGATCCACATGATACACTGTGGCAGAGGCTATAAATATCTAGATTCTATTCTATGAATATCTAGATTCTATGAATATCTAGATTCTATTCTATGAGTAGTGCTACAGAGGCAGTCAATGTTGCGCACAtatagcctgcatcccaaatggcaccctattccatatactcccctatgggccatggtaaaatgtagtgcactatagggaaatagggtaccatttagaATGCTGCCCTAATAACCAAGCCAGTTACAGGAAGCAGAGCAGGATATGGCTATTAGGGCCTCTAGTGCCTTCTGTCAGGGATGTCAGTCCAGCTCTAAGATACAGAGAACAGGTCTTTCTGAGTCAATCCAGCTCTACGACACAGTGATGTGTTGCTGCTGTACAATACCTCATTTCACCTTTGAGGTGCAGACAGTACTATAGTGCAGTGACTTATGTTGTGGGACCAGACCACTGGATcatataggaggagagagggaaaaatactgccgcccccccccccaatttaaaaaaaaaacatctgtagCATCAAATGAAAAAAATGTACCTTGTGGAATTTGATTTCTTCACCACCATATAATGGCGCATTGATAGATCACATGTATGGAAGTTAGCCTATCTTGCATAAGTTTGTGTTTTAAAGGCCATGGACTCCGTCTAGTCAATGCAAAATGTTACGAGGGCCCTtcggctctgtctctctcgctctcctggcTAGCTgttcctctgtcctgtctgtgatTGGCTGGGACTGGGCTCATTGTTGAGCAGGTGATACCTGGGTAATTACTGTACAGCATGGCATACTTCACAGAGCAGTAACCAGGCAACAGGGTAGCCGACCCATGGACACAGACGGtcggaaggaggggagagagaagagaaggctAAGGAGCAGGAGTAATTGAAACACTTGATGATGCCTTGGCAGTCAGGGCATCCAGGCCAGGCATTCTCTCCAACCTCTGCCTCTCTGATGCACTGATCCCAGTCTAAGCGGTCACTAGACATTGGATTGATGGAACATTCCTAGATGTAATGATTAGCCGACATGcaaagattattattattattattattattacaccaAGTTTGCACACACTAAAATGCTGTTGTCATTGTCAAGTTGAATGTGTTTGTACATTTGCACAGATTATGTAATAGAGTTATAGTTCATGTTAACTTACCCTTTCATGCATTATCCGTGGACCAAAGCTGACTGACTATACTTTTTAAAATTAGATGGAATAAACATTCCACGGAACAAGGAGAAATCAGGAGGAAATATTTATATTTGACCTTCCATCCTATTCCCAGATAAAGCCTATACTATTTGTGCTAGTAAAACACATCAGTAGTCTTTGTTGTCACTTTTCCATGAGGGTTAAAAAGGCAGGAAGTCAGAGAGCCAATCCCATTTGAAGGTGTTTTTCAGATAATCAGATTATAATCCAGCAGCAGGTTTTCCATGCCCCAGACCCTGGGCACTGCCAGTTGGCATTCCCTGTACCAACCAATCTAATCCCTATATAGCTAGTGCACTAGGTTTGGcaagggcccatagtgctctggtcaaaaagtagtgcactatgtagggaatagggtgacatttgggatgtgTGCTGTTTACCAACATAATCCCTGAACACTGCATCTAGTGTGGCTTTTACTTTGCTGTTTTGATTTAAATATGTAAATGTATTTCTCGCTATCAAACAGTGACACATTTTTAGAAAATGTTACCtaagctctctctgtgtgtgtgtcagggtttccATTATGAAAATGTGGTGGCAGACATTTGACCTATAGCATTTTCATTTAAGTAACAGACATTTGAGAAATGTACTGGTCCAATATGATTAGAGTGTCtgcccacggtgctcagaatgacagaaatcacattttagatgatggtaattcattttaacagaacatgcagGTGGAGGATGCAATGACGTGCGTCCTTACCGCGCACTTTGAATACgttagaataactgtccacatttaaCTTTTTCTCAGCCAACGACGACTGACCAACAGCAAAATCACTAGTATATAGTTTCAAGTTCTTAAATAATAAGCTGAGCTCCTCAGTCATGTTTTCTTCGCCTCACATTGTCAACGAagtctgttttgttttttaacaTCCATTGTGAAAGAGAGTTCCTCAgaatttgaaaaatctttccaacactcccGGCCTCGATAATCACCAAGCGTTGGTGTGAAAAAGCGAAATATCATGATCTGATGATCCCATATAGCTAGTGGAAACGTCATTAAAAACACAGCTGCCTGTCCGGAGTTCACCGGCACAGAAACTTCAAGGGGCTGGAATAGGCTAGTTGATACAGTGTTGCAAGTTCCCTATCAACAGCTTTTAGCCAGACCCAGTTGATGATCTGATACAATGTTGCACTTCACTAGCAATATCCTAAatcaagacagacagaaagggaggcagacaggcggaGTAGAGATTAATGTGATTGAAAGAACCAACattttcatcaggatattttctactgtttttatttgtcaGCTTTAGGCCTATGTAATGTACTTAGTTGATGACGGCAGATATAGCCTAtaggccaatgcagcagtaggcctatctctGAGTTCAATGCGCTCTTCTTTAGCCACCAATGGATCACAGTGTGTCCATGTGGCGGAGGCTGGCACTCTCGCCTTTTTACATATTTAGCATTTTACTTCAGATTTCTATGATTAACCatgtgacaatgattttgagaaatTACAATTGtattattgaaatgaaactgttccatgaAAATGTGCATATAAAAATAATCATAACTGTCACGCAGGTTTTAGAAATGGTAGGATAGATTGTAaacttccccaaacttgaaactcaggaGCTGCCTGTGTGCTTTACTATAACACACGTTAAACAGATTTGTGAACGAGCAAGCGCGTGCAGACATAGGAGGTCCCGTGCCCGCGTACGTCTATCAAAGGCCAGGTTTTGTGCCGAAAATCCCCCCCCCCTGCCAGAACACACCCCCTTCACTTGAACGCGCACACACTCGATTCTTCATTGCTGCGACTTGCTTGCTAGTTGAGATTTCTGATCAGTGAGGCtgcgtttcattttattttttatgtcgGTTTGATCCGGGGGGTGGGCACTAGTAATATCTGCAGTTTtcggtttggctatttgtttcaagtTTATTTTCTGGCCGAAATCCCCCACCAtttctaatttccttaattttgtggctatagtcaaatactttctgtggctTACAAcagtcaaatactttctatagaacaaacGCACGCCATATGCAACCAAAATTAAtaattaatgtgtgtgttatattACAGACAAGGGAGTAAAATGTAGtcaagcaataaacatttcagaacaactactagtcgaataagacatgggagagatgacgaattttggcaaagagatttatttatagactaatacacttgaaacaaatagccaaaccgaAAACTGCAGACATTACTAGATCCTCCCCCGCGATCAAACTGAcatataaaataaaatgaaacgcAGCCGAATGTGATCAGAAATCTCAACGAGCAAGCAAGTCGCAGCAATGAAGAATTGAGTGTGTGCGGTCTGCTGGAGACCGAAGCAAAAACTTTTTTAATCAGACAAACTCAGCCAACACTGATACACAATCAATTAAAATGACGTCCATAAAATAGTCCTACTATCAGGGGAGACAAATAGAATATGACATCCATCTAAACTGGAGCTGGAAACTGTTGTCCAATAACTAACTTTAAAGTAGCACTGATAGGGTGAATATGCGCAGTG containing:
- the LOC135533078 gene encoding anoctamin-10-like, producing the protein MQKSLSVYDSHGSTFAPLVVIELVSETKEEAIAWLLNRVRDKQQDGGAELLVEQLTPGAQGTEKDNPNVYVVGASWQRLLYGAEDVGLFKEFNDGSMRGFTYANKHNFKEFQGDGDGFLSMAECQYIIKHELDNLRAKDEAHVPGYPKMKLYPGKSVIRRLQSKGILVQVFPLHEKEELKRLSFSWFKKIKLSFQPLDDIRHYFGEGMALYFGFLEYFTLALIPMALIGIPYYLFDWEDYDKFTVFAGFNLVWCTVILELWKRLSASLAYGWGTLSRKKAFEEPRPGFHGVLGVNPVTGRAEPLYSNAKRQLRIYLVSVPFVLLCLYLSLYVMMIYFDMEGWALMIHDEDPTFWTGLLLFIPSIIYAVVIEIMNLIYRYAAEFLTGWENHRLESTFQNHLVLKVLVFNFFNCFASLFYIAFVMQDMVLLRQSLATLLITSQILNQIMEAFLPYWLQRRRNKKAHKRMIKTMEDKELPLSEQVKLEADMSTYLGTFDDYLELFLLFGYVSLFSCVYPLAAVLVVLNNVTEVYSDAFKMCKVFKRPFSEPAANIGVWQLAFEAMSVIAVVTNCALIGMSPQVKSYFPESETQLIMWVVGFEVDTEERGRGVVMYGGVGSTSVWTTEAGLAQRYCRGQVKCLFSLLTIKDAGGDDFLR